The window CGGCGGGGTCGGCATCAACGGCGGCGCCGGGACGATGCAGTCCGACGCACCGTTCGGCGGCATCAAACGCTCGGGCTATGGCCGCGAATATGGCGAAGAGGGCCTCAACGAATTCACCTACCAGAAGGTCATCGGCTTTCACGCCGAATAAGGGGATCAGCCATGACCAAAGTGATGTCCGGCATCCGCGTCCTCGAGGTCGCGCAATTCACCTTCGTTCCGGCGGCGGGCGGGGTGATGACCGACTGGGGCGCCGATGTGATCAAGATCGAGCATCCGGTGCGCGGCGACGCGCAGCGCGGCATCCAGATGCTGCAGCGGCTGGCGGTTAACCCGCAGCGATCGTCGCTGATGCAACATCCCAATCGCGGCAAACGCAGCGTCGGGATCGACATTTCGACCGAGGAAGGCCGCAAACTCCTCTATGAGATCGCGAAGACCTCCGACGTCTTCCTGACCAACTACCTGCCCTCGGCCAGGCAAAAACTCGGTATCGATATCGAGCATATCCGCGCCGCCAATCCGAACATCATCTATGTCCGCGGCAGCGCCTTTGGCGACAAGGGGCCCGAGCGCGACAAGGGCGGGTTCGACAGCACCGCTTACTGGGCGCGCGGCGGGTCCGCGGTGCTGGTAACCCCGAAGGCGCTCGACGGCCCGCTGACCCAGCCGGGCCCGGCCTATGGCGACACGATCGGCGGTATGAACATCGCGGGCGGCATCGCCGCGGCGCTGTTTCACCGCGAACGCACCGGCGAGGCGACCGAAGTCGATGTGTCGCTGCTGTCGTCGGGCATCTGGGCGACCGCCTGTTCGGTCGACGTCGCGATGGAACTGGACAAGGACCCGTTCGAGAATCTGATGCCCGGCGGCGGGCAGTCGGTCGGCACAAACCCCTTCATGGGGGTGTTCAAGACGGCGGACGGCAAGTTCATCAATCTCACCGTGCTGTCGCCCGGACCCTATATCGAGGATGTATTCGGCCATCTCGGCATCCCCGAAGCGGCGCTGGACGAACGCTTCTCGACCGCCGAGGCGATCATGGCGAATGCGGCGGAGGCCTATCCGCTGGTCAAGGCGGCGATCGCGGCGCAGCCTTATGCCTATTGGATCCAGCATCTCAAGACGATGCGCGGGCAATGGGCCGCATACCAGTCGGTCCATGATGTCGCGAGCGACGAACAGGTGCTGGCCAACGACCTGATCTTCGAAGTCGAGTCCGCAGACGGCGGCGCGCCGATCCGGCTGGTCGCGAACCCGGTGCAGTTCAATCACGCGGGCGTCGAAAACACGCGCGCGCCCGAGGCGTCCGAGCATACCGAGCTGTTCCTGATGGAACTGGGGCTCGAATGGGACCGGATCGAGGACCTGAAAAACAAGAAGGCGATCGCCTGACCGGCGGGCGCGGCATGGCCTCCCCTCCCCTTCGCGTCGGCATCATCAGCGCCGCCTGGGGCGCCAAGGCGCACCTCCCGGCTTGGCGCAGCCTCGACGGGATCGAGGTGACCGCGATCTGCACCTCGCGGCCCGAGACGGCGGCGAAGGCGGCGGCGGATTATGGCGTGGCGCGGGCGTTCCACGATTTCCGCGAGATGGCCGCCGACCCAGACATCGACATCGTCGATTGCGGCACCCGCCCGCCGCTGCGTTACGATATGGTGATGGCCGCGCTCGGCGCGGGCAAGCATGTCTATAACGGCATCCCGTTCGCCAAGGACCTGAGCGACGCGCGGGCGATGACCGACGCCTGGCGGAAGGCCGGGACGGTCGCGGTGGTCGATGCCTTCATGCAGGCGGTGCCGGGGATGGTGCAGATGAAGGCGATGGTCGACGCCGGCTGGCTCGGCGAAGTCTTCGGTGCCGATATCGCGTTCGAGGTGCCGTTGTTCAGCGCCGCGCAGACCAATGTGCCGGGCTATGTCTGGTTCGCCGATCCCGCCAACGGCGCGAGCGCGGGGCGCAATTTGGGAAGCCATATGCTGCACCTGCTGGTGCATTTTTTCGGGCCGGTGGCGTCGGTGACGTCCGATATGTCGCTGGCGTTGAAAGAATGGCCGCTGGACGGCGAGATCATCCGCCCCGAAGTGCCCGACCGGGCGTCGATGCTGCTGCGCCATGCTTCAGGCCTGCCGACGCGGGTCGAGGCGAACTGGGGCAAGATCGGCGGCGAGGGGTTCCGCTTTTCGGTCTGGGGGTCGAAGGGACGCCTCGAAGCGCGCGCGCCGGTGTTTCCGATGGCGCATGATACGCGATTGTTCGGAACGCGCGATGCGGCGCTGGGCACGGCGGCAATGGACGAGATTATGGTCGAGGCGGACTATCGGGCGGTGGCGGGTTGCCATGCGGTGGCCGAGCGCCCCGAGACCGGGCTGTTCGCGCTCGCGTCGATCTTTGCGGCGATGCGCGATGCGATCAATGGCGAGGGTATGGCGGCGCCCGATTTCGCGCAGGGATTGCATGTGCAGGAGGTGGTCGAAGCGGCGGTGCGCGCGAGCGACGAGCGGCGCTGGGTCGATATTCAAGCTTAGAAAAAGAACCCGTGCTCCCGCGAATGGGGGAGTCCATCACCAGCCGGCGCCACTTTGAACCGACCGGAGATGGGTACCCGCCTTCGCGGGGACACAGACCCTTTTTCCATCGCTGGATTTCAATCCCGCCGCAGCAGCATCGAGCCCGCGATAAATCCGCCGCCCATGCCGCACGCCGCGACCTTGGCGTCGGCGACCTGACGTCCGTCGGCCTGCCCCCAAAGCTGCATGCACGCCTCGTGCAGCAACCCGAAGCCGTGCAGCCGCCCGCCCGACAACTGCCCGCCGCCGGTGTTGACCGGGAAGCGCCCGCCGGGGCCGATATTGCCCTCGGCGATGAAATCCTTCGCTTCGCCATGGCCGCAGAAGCCGAGCGCTTCGAGCCAATAGGGCACGAAGATGCTGAAGCCGTCGTAGAGCGCGAGCATGTCGACATCGGCGGGCTTCAGGTCGGTGCGTTTCCACATGTCGGCGGCGCTGTCGTGCGCGCCCATCGTTGTGAGGTCGGTCCGCTGGTCCCATGTTTCCTGCGAACCGAGCGCGGCGCCCATCGCTTCGATCGTCAGCGGCGCCTTGGCGCAATCCTTGGCGGCGTCGGCGGCCGAGACGATCACGACGCAGGCGCCGTCGATCGGCACGTCGCAGTCGAACAGGCCGAGCGGCGACGAGATCATGCGGGCGCCGAGATACTCGTCCATCGTCAGCGGGGTGCGCATGACGGCAGAGGGGTTTTTCTGCGCAAAGGCGCGCTGCCCGGTGGCAACGAGGCCGAGATGCTCGCGGGTCATGCCGAATTCATGGAAATAGCGCTGCGCCATCCAGCCGGCCCAGTTCGACGCCGACATCGCGTTGGCGGGGACGAGATAGGAGTACCAGCCGCCGAGCCGAGCGCGGCCGGCGCCGGGGATGCTGGCGCGCCGAGTCGCGGTCTGCGAACTGCTTTCGGTGAGCGCGCGGAAACAGAGGACATGGCGCGCCTGCCCGGTCGCGACCGCCATCGCCGCGACCTGGATGGGCGCCATCTGCGACGGACCGTCGGGGACGGCGCTGTGCCAGCGGGTCTTGAGGCCGAGCGCGTTGCGGACTTCTCCGGTGCCGAGCGGCGACATGCCCGGCGAATTGTCGGCCTTGCCCGGATAGGTCGAGATGCCGTCGATATCGTCCTTGGTGAGGCCCGCACAGTCGAGCGCGCGTTTGACCGCCTCGGCGAGATGGAGGATCGCAGGGCGGTTCGTCTTGCGGCCGATGTCGGACATGCCGACGCCGGTGATGGCGGCGTTCAGGGTCATTGCGCGGGCTCCCACTGGGGGAACCAGACATCGTCGACGTTGGCAAAGGTCACGCGCACGGCCTGCCCTATCCTGACGGTTTCTGGGTCGGTGTTCACCACCTCGGCGGTGACGCGAACGCCCGGGGCGCCGTCGAGATCGACCACCGCGAGCGCGAAAGGCACCGGCATATCGGGCATCCATGGCTGGTGGTTCACGGTGTAGGTATAGACGGTACCGGTGCCGGGAACCGTTTTGAATTCAACCGCTTCGCTCCAGCACTTCGGGCAGACGAGTTGCGGCGGATGGATCGCATGATCGCAATCGCCGCAAAAGGCGATGATGAGTTCGCCTTGCGCGCCGCCGGTCCAGAAGGCGGTGTTTTCGGGGGTAAGTTCGGGGAGTGGTCGCATCGATTTTCCTGCAAAACGATCTTGGAAGTTCAAACCTGGAGCGTGGCACCGCCGCTGACGCGGAGCGTTTCGCCGGTGACGAAGCTTGCGCCCGGCGACACGAGCCACAGCATCGCCTCGACGATGTCGCGCTCCTCGCCTTCGCGTTGGATGATCTGCATCGCCATCACCTGGTCGACCACCGGCTGAGGCAGTTCGGCGCGGATGGTGTCGGTGAAGATCAGTCCCGGCGCGATCGCGTTGACCCGGATGCCCTCGGGCGCGAGTTCGTTCGCGAAGGAGACGGTCAGGCCGCGCACCGCGAGCTTCGAGACGCCATAGGCCTTTTGCGCGCCATAGGCCGCCATCGAGGCGATGTTGATGATCGATGCGCCCTCGCGCCCGGTCATGAAGGGCCGCGCGCCGAGCGTGCAATAGACGACGCCCCAGACATTGACCTCGAACATTTGCCGCGTGCGTGCGGTACCGAGTTTACCGATGAATTCATTCGCTTCGGCCGAATGGATGCCGGCATTGTTGATCAAGATATCGATGCCGCCATGACGATCGGCGATGTCGGCCATCGCGGCGTGAACCCCCTCCTCGTCCGCAACATCGACCATGATAGCCTCGGCGCCATGGCCAATTTCGGCGGCCGCCGCCTTTGCCGCAGCTTCGTCGAGATCGAGTTGCACCACCTGGGCGCCGCGCTCCGCGAGCGCCATGCCGAACGCCTTGCCAAAGCCGCGCCCGCCGCCGGTGATGACGGCGACCTTGCCCGTCAGATCATGCACGGTCACGGCCTTCTCCGCCTGCGGCAGCCGCCGTCTTTGGCAGCAGCAATGCGACCAGCACGGCGGCGGTGCACAGCGCGGCGATGACGATGACGGTGATGTCGTAGGCGAAGGGCGACGGATAGCTTTCCTTGCCACGGCGAGCGATGTCGACGGCCAGCAGCGTGGTCACCATCTGCGCCCCGATGCCCATGAAGAGCTGGCGGATGACGGTGAGCAGGCCCGAAATCTCGCTGATCCGTTCGGGCGGCGAGGCCTGGGCGATGATCGTCGGGGCGACCGAGAAGAGCATGGTGGTGCCGAAGCTGATGACGATGAGCTGGACGACGACCTTCCCGAAGCTGTCGATGTCCATGACGAACCAGAGCAGCCAGCCGGAGACCGTCACGATCCCGCCCGCGATCAGCGCAAAACGTCCACCACCGCGCGCCGCGAGCCAGCCGCCGAGTGGCCCGGCGAAGACCGAGCTGAGGTTCGACGGCAGTTTGGCGACGCCCGCGAGCGTCGCGGTGAAACCAAGGCCGGCGAGCGTCCAGAGCGGCGCCTGCATCAGCAGCGAGAAGAAGACGGTGATCTGGAGTGTGCTCATCGCGACGAGCGCGGTCACCGCGCTGCCGACCGCGATGGTGCGGTCCGAAAAGCTGCGCACCGCGATCAACGGATTCGGGCTGGCGAGGCTGGCGCGCAACCACCAGAGGGTGAGCAAGATCCCCGCGCCGAGCGCCGCGAGCGGCAGCGGGGCGGCCCAACCCCAGTCCTTGCCCATGGTGAAATAGACGAGGACAAGCGCGACACCGGGCGCGAAGGCGAGGCCCGAGAGCCAGTCGACGGGTTGGCTCGCGGCTTGGCGCGGCGAGCGTGGCAAGAGGCCGGCGATCGCGACCGCGGAGACGGTGCAGAGGCCCGCGCTGGCGAAGAAGACGCCGTGCCAGCTGAAATTGTCGACGATCACGCCGCCGACGACGAGCCCCGCCGCGGTGCCGATCGAGGCGCCCGAGATCATCAGCCCGATCGCCATCGGCGCGCGGTCCTTGCCGGCATTTTCGTGGACGAGACCGATGCACAAAGGCAGGATCGCGCCGGTGACGCCCTGCATCAGGCGCCCCGCGAGGAGCACCGGGAAATTGGTCGACAGCGCGCTGATCAGCGAGCCGACCGCGCCGATGATCAGCACCACGACGAGCACCTGCCGCCGCCCGAACAGGTCGCCGAGACGCCCGACGATCGCGGCGATCGCCGCGCCGACGATCAGATAGCCGGTGATCAGCCAGCCGACCATCGCGGGGTTGCCGAAATCCTCGATCAGCTTTTTGAGCGCGGCGAGGATCATTGCGGTCTCGAACGAGCCCGTGACCTCGGCGATCCAGAGCGCGCCGATGATGAGCGGAAGGTTACGGCGCGGTGTCACCCTAGCCCGCGATCGCCTTGGCGCCCTCGGGCACCCCGACCTGCGCGGCGCGGACCTCGATCAGGTCGACGCCGATGTCCGCCGGCAGGCCGATGACCGAGAGCAAAGCCTTTGCCATCGATTCGGGGGTCGCGCCCTCGCCCGTCATCGACGCATGGCCGGTCTCGACGATCTTTTTGTAAAAGGCGGCGACGGTTTCCTGCGACCAGCTCTTGCCTCCCGAACCGCCCTTGACCGACCCCGAGCGCAGCACGGTGACGCGAATGTCGTCGCTGCGCAGTTCGTCGCGGAGGCCATGGCAGAGGGTTTCGACCGCCGCCTTGGTCGCGGCGTAGAGCGCCAGCATCGGGAACGGCATGTTCACCGACTCGCTGCTGATCGCGATGACCTGACCCTTGGTGGCGCGCAGATGCGGGATCGCGGCGCGGATCAGCCAGGAAACGCCGAGGATGTTGATGTCGATATGGCTGCGGATCATCTCGTCGCTGCCCGCTTCGAAGGCGAAGGGGTGGAAGATGGCGGCATTGGCAACGACGACATCGATGCGGCCGAAATGGGTGGCCGTCTGCGCGACGGCGGCGTTCACCGCCTCCGACGAGGCGACATCGCAGGCGATCGGCAGCACCGCATCGCCGAACTCGGCGGCGAGGGTCTCGAACTCCTCCGACGGACGTGCGAGGCACGCGACCTTCACGCCCGCCGCGACAAGCGCGGCGACGAAATGTCGTCCCATTCCTTTTGACGCGCCGGTTACGACGGCGACCTTGCCGCTCAGCCCTTCCATCCCGAATCCCCTGATTTTTGGTCTTTTCGTTTCATTTTTGACGATACGTCAATTTTTTGCCATATCGCAACCCCGCTGTTAGGATGGCGGCAAGATTTCGGGGCAGGATCACCTATTTGACGCAGACACAGGCTATTACGACGGCACCGACCCCGCCCGAGCGCAAGCTCGGCGCAAAGGGGCAGCGGACACGGCAACAACTGATCGAGGCGACGGTCGACCTGCTCGAAACGCACGGATTGCGCGACGTGTCGGTGGTCGACGTCGCGCGCGCAGCGCAGACGTCGCCCGCAACCTTCTATGTCTATTTCAAAGGGGTGCCCGAGGTGGTGCTGGCGGCGCTCGAGCATGCGAGCCAGACCTCGCCCGCGCTCGAAGCGGTGATCGCGCGCGACTGGCTGGCCCCCGGTGCCGAGGAAGCTGCGGCGGCGTTCGTCGAGGAATATACCGGCATCTGGAATCGCAACCGGACGATCTTCGTCGTGCGCAACCTCGCGGCCGAGGAGGGCGATGCGCGTTTCTATGAGGCGCGCATGACGCAGGCGCGTCCGATGATGGATGCGATCAGCCAGCAGGTCGTACGCGCGCAGGCCGCAGGACGGACACCCGCGCACCTGTCGCCGCGGTCGTGCGCGGGCACGGTGCTGATGATCCTCGAGCGCCTGTCGGCGATCGGGCCGATGAGCAGCCATTCGGACGGTGTCGGCTATGCCGATCTGAAGGCGGCGGCGGCGCATAGCATCGCGATGATGCTGGGCGCGCGGGGGTGAGAGATATTTCCCCTTCCGCTTGCGGGAGGGGCAGCGAGACTTGCGAGCTTGCTCGCTAGTCGCAGCGGGGAGGGTTGGCGAGGTCACAGGCCCTCCCCTAACCCCTCCCGCAAGCGGGAGGGGAACATTAGCCCGCCGCTTCCGCGATCATCTTCTGGATGTCGAGTACGCCGGTCGCCAAACCACCCGCGAGGCCCGCGTCGACGGGCAAACACACGCCGCTGATGAAGCTCGCGGCGTCGCTGTTGAGCAGGATCAGCGGCAGCGCCTGTTCCTCGGCGGTCGAATAGCGTCCCTTGGCCTTGGCGAAGGCGCCGAGCACGGCGTCGCCCGCCACCTTGCGGAATTCACCGAGCATCGGGGTGTCGATCGGGCTGGGCATGGTGCAGTTGATGCGGATGTCGCGACCGATCAGGTCGGGGGCGCGGACCTGCGTCCAGGTGTTGATCGCTTCCTTGGCGAGGCTGTACGGATCGCCCACTTCCCCGGCACGGTCGAGATACCATTGGCGCGCCTCGGCGAAATCCTCGATGGCGATGAATTCGCGCAGCAACGGCTGGCGCGTCAGCCATTTCATGCCGCCGAGCGACGAGACCGAGACGATCGCGGCGCCGGGGTTGAGGTGCGGAATCCATCCCTCGGTCCAGGCGCGGATGCCGAGGAAGTTGACGGTGACGACATCCTCACCGGGGAAGGTCTGCGGCAGGCCCGAGACGTTGAAGACGGCGTCGATCTTGCCGCCGATCTTGTCGATACCCGCCGCGATGGCATCGGGGTTCTTGAGGTCGACTTCGGTAAAGCTCGCGAGATTGACCGGCGAGGGTTTGATGTCGGCGCCATGCACTTCGGCGCCGAGGTCGACGAGCGCGCGCGCGGCGGCTTCGCCGGTGCCCGAGAAGCAGCCCATCACGACGACGCGCTTGCCCTTATATCCCAAAATGTCGGTAGCCATGTCCCAAACCTTTCCTGATTATGTCGGATCGCCGCTATGCGAGCGCGGCAAATTTCGTGTTCGCGAGGCCGCCCATCGCGTCGGCCATCAGCGCCGCCTCGCGCACCTCGTGCGCGTTGCAGAGGATGATCGCGGGAGCGGTGGCGATGGTGCCTGCCGCCACGGCGGTGCGAAAGGCCGTCCAGGCGGCGCGATAGTCTTCGAATTCGGCGCCGAGTGTGGCTTCGATTTCCTGCTTCTCGGCCGCGTGAAATCCCGGTTCGAAACGCTCGATCGCGCGCCACCATTTGATCAGGCGCGCCATGCCCTTGGCCTTTACCGCCGCCTGCTGGTCGGCGAGGCGCGGGACGATGGTGTCACGAATATCGTCGAGCGCGATGGCGAAGCTGCGGTCGTGCGATCCCTGCGGCGCGTCGGGCATTGTGACGGACGGCAGCGCAATGCCCGCCGCTTCTGCCAAGGCGTTCGAGAGGACGCGGCGGTGGATCGTCGAATAGACGAGGTTCATGCCGAGATTGGGCGGCGGCGGCGCGTCGGGATCGTCGTAGCGCGAGCGGCGTGCGAAGCTGGTCTGGAACAGCAGCCGCCAATAGCGGAGGCGCGGCAGGTCGACTTTGTGGCCGCCTGCGGCCTCATAGGCGGCGAAGGCCTGCGGGAGCGGCACGAAGCCCTGAAACAACATGCGCAGCGCGAGCATCGCGAGGTCGGCCATCGGGTCGCCATAATGGACGAGTTCCCAGTCGAGCAGCGCGGTGACGCGGTCCTCTTCATAGAGGAAATTGCCGGGGCCGGCGTCGCCGTGGACGATCACCGGCGCGGGCATGTCGGCGGGGATATTCGCCTCGAGCCAGTTCAGCGACAGGTGGATCAGCGGGTCCCAGCCCTTGCCGCCGTTGCCCGCGCGCAGTTCGGCGATGCGGCGGCGGATGAAGACCTCGGCGGGTTCGACCGGGCCCATGCCGTCGATCGGGTGCGCGGTGACGTCGATGCGGTGGAGCGCGGCGAGCTGCGCCATGAAGTCCTGCGCCAGCGTGTCGCGCTGCGCGGTATCGGCGATCGCGCCGAAGCGGTCCTTGCCCGGGATCATGCCGCAGACCAGCGCGCGCTGATAGGGGACCGAGGCGTAATAGGGCGCGACGCGGACGCCGGCATCGGCAAGCGGACCCGAGAGGGCGCGGAGCACCGCGGCTTCGCGCAGGAAGGCGGCGTCGTCCCCTGCCCCGGCCTTGTGGACGTCGTAGTTCATATAAGCGCTGGCGGTGCGGCGGTCGGGCCATTGAAGATCGAGTTCGGCGCCCTCGCGCGAGGCGCCGCCGCCGCCGCGTGGGCGAACCGCGACAACGCGCGCGCCGCTGGCGGATTCGACCGCCGACGCGAGGCCCGGCGGGAGGAGGTCGTGTGGGTTCATCCGACGATCTTCGCTTCGCGGAACGCGGCGATCTCTTCGTCCGAATAGCCGATTTCGCGCAGGATTTCGTCGCTATGCTCGCCGACCGCGGGGCAGCAGCGTTTGAAGACGACAGGGATTTCGCCGAAATTCCAGAAGGCGCCGGGCTGTTCGACGATGCCGTAGAGCGGTTGCGGCAGCACCGAGACGAGGTTCAGTTCGCGATTGCGCGGATCGTCGAAGAAGCGGTGCATCGCATTTTCGAAATTGACCGCGTCGGCGGGGACGCCTGCGGCTTCGAGTGAAGCGAGGAGGTCGTTGGCGGTGCGGTCTTTCGCAGCGGCCGCGAAATCGTCGCCGAGCAGATCGCGCATCGCGGCTTGCTGGTCGGGCTTGAGCGCGGCGACCGCGACCCATCCGTCGACGCATTCGAAGATGCGGTGGTAAGGCGAAAAGCCGGTCTGGTCGCTGGTGAGGTGATAGGTTTCGGTGAGTTCGCCGTCGGCGCCGATCAACCGTTCGCCCTGGGTGAAGGCGGCCATGCCGAGCAGCGAGGTCTGCGTCGTATAGCCACGGCCCGTCGTGCGCCTGGCATAGAGCGAGGCCATGAGTTCGACGAGACAGCTTTGCGCGGTCGAGACGTCCATCGTGCCGGGGCGGTTGAAGATGGGTTTGTTGCCTTCGCCGCCATTTTCGAATTCCCAGCCGGCGATCGCGTTGAAGATCGAGTCATAGCCGGGCCAGTTGCCGCGCGCGCCGCGCTGGCCATAGGCGCTGGCATAGTTGAAGGCCACGTCGGGATTGTATTGGCGGATGCCCTCTTCGCTGAGGCCGAGCTTCGCCGCGCCCTTGAAGCGCATATTGTGGTGGACGAGTTCGGCCCACTGGATCAGCCGTTCGAGGATCGGCTGGGCTTCGGGCTTGGTGAGGTCGAGCGCGAGACTGCGCTTGCTGCGCGCCGCGGCCTGATAATAGCGGTGCATGAAGCGGATGCGGTCGCCGGTCAGCGCCTCGACCTTGATGACATTGGCGCCCATGTCGCCCATCATCGACGGCCCCATCGGCCCGGCGAGGAACATGCCGAGGTCGAGCACGCGGACGCCTTCGAGGACTTCGGCGGGGGCAGCGTTGGAAGCGGGCGCGGGTTTGGCGGTCCATATCGTGTCGCCACCTTCGCCGAGGCGCGGCGCCGGGCGGCCCTGCGGCAGATCGGCGTCGGTGTGGAACGGGACATTGGGCTGGCGGGTCCGACCGAGGTCGGGGTCGTCGACTTCGACGACATAGGCGTTGGCCTCGACGTCGTCGTGGCGGAGCATCTCGCCCATCGGAAAGGCGGGTTCGGCGGCGATGTCGGCGGCGCGAAGGTCGGCGAGCCAGTTGTCGAGCGGGCGGAGTTTGAAGGCGGCCGCCTGCCCGGCCTCGGTTTCAAGGTCGACGTCGGTCTCGGCCATGACGTCCCACATCGTCGGCATGGTGGCGTAATCGAACTGGCGGGTCGGATCCATGATCTGGAGCCAGTCGCCGCCCTGGCATTGGAACAGCTGCTGCGAAATCGGGCGGGCGCCGGATGGATAGGTCAGCGGGTTCGGCATCGGCCCTTCGCTGTTGCGCGCCCAGACGAGCGGCAGCGTCGCGAGGAAGCCCTGGAAGATCGAGGTGTGCGCGGGACCGCCCTGCCCGGTTTGCAACCGCATGACGAGGCGTGCGAGCAGGCCGGCGGCGGCGAGATGCGCGGCAGACCAGCTGCCTTGCTGGTAACGGTAGACGATCGGGCCGGGACGATAGCCGTCATTCTCGTACATCGCGCCGACGCGCGCGGCGACGAGCAGTTCGTCGTCGCTGCGTTCGACGTCGGGGTGGTTCGCGGGCGAGCCGGTGATCGCGGTGACGACGAGATGCGGATGGCGTGCGGCGAGGCTGGCGTCGTCGAGACCGAGCGCCTTGGCGCGCGCA is drawn from Sphingopyxis sp. OPL5 and contains these coding sequences:
- a CDS encoding CaiB/BaiF CoA-transferase family protein; translated protein: MLGDLRIVEIGEGMAVQVAGLMMSELGADVLKVERPGGDPARGTAPFANWNRGKKSLGLDLDTPEGLTALDDRLAGADALLHQFTPARAKALGLDDASLAARHPHLVVTAITGSPANHPDVERSDDELLVAARVGAMYENDGYRPGPIVYRYQQGSWSAAHLAAAGLLARLVMRLQTGQGGPAHTSIFQGFLATLPLVWARNSEGPMPNPLTYPSGARPISQQLFQCQGGDWLQIMDPTRQFDYATMPTMWDVMAETDVDLETEAGQAAAFKLRPLDNWLADLRAADIAAEPAFPMGEMLRHDDVEANAYVVEVDDPDLGRTRQPNVPFHTDADLPQGRPAPRLGEGGDTIWTAKPAPASNAAPAEVLEGVRVLDLGMFLAGPMGPSMMGDMGANVIKVEALTGDRIRFMHRYYQAAARSKRSLALDLTKPEAQPILERLIQWAELVHHNMRFKGAAKLGLSEEGIRQYNPDVAFNYASAYGQRGARGNWPGYDSIFNAIAGWEFENGGEGNKPIFNRPGTMDVSTAQSCLVELMASLYARRTTGRGYTTQTSLLGMAAFTQGERLIGADGELTETYHLTSDQTGFSPYHRIFECVDGWVAVAALKPDQQAAMRDLLGDDFAAAAKDRTANDLLASLEAAGVPADAVNFENAMHRFFDDPRNRELNLVSVLPQPLYGIVEQPGAFWNFGEIPVVFKRCCPAVGEHSDEILREIGYSDEEIAAFREAKIVG